In the Bacillus shivajii genome, one interval contains:
- a CDS encoding carbon-nitrogen family hydrolase, protein MKKARIALIQLDTAYGDPKQNIDRMKKHLVNLQNENIDLIVFPELWTTGYDLTSIQKKEFSQDEEDCYAFITKWAKKLKSYIVAGSMPVLKNNKLYNSSLVFDHTGNLVTSYDKAHLIPLLNEHLTFHPGSTRKSFNFLEETIGLSICYDIRYPEWIRPYAVDGASALVTPAQWPEKRIGHWKALLIARAIENQQYIFACNRFGTDEAGHFGGTSLIIDPWGTILAEGGKTEETIIADVDFDEVKRVRKELPALSGRRPHLYE, encoded by the coding sequence ATGAAAAAAGCTAGAATTGCTCTCATTCAACTAGATACAGCTTATGGTGACCCGAAACAAAACATCGATAGAATGAAAAAACATTTAGTAAACTTGCAAAATGAAAACATTGATCTGATCGTCTTCCCTGAACTTTGGACGACTGGATATGATTTAACCTCTATCCAAAAGAAAGAGTTTTCTCAAGATGAAGAGGATTGTTATGCTTTTATTACTAAATGGGCCAAAAAGTTAAAAAGCTATATTGTCGCAGGGTCTATGCCTGTTCTAAAAAATAATAAGCTTTACAATTCATCATTGGTTTTTGACCATACTGGCAATTTAGTCACTTCTTATGATAAAGCACATTTAATCCCGCTCCTCAATGAACACTTGACCTTTCATCCAGGGTCTACTCGAAAATCCTTCAATTTCTTAGAGGAAACAATTGGATTAAGTATTTGTTATGACATACGCTATCCTGAGTGGATTCGTCCCTATGCCGTTGATGGTGCATCTGCTTTAGTTACACCTGCACAATGGCCAGAAAAACGAATCGGTCATTGGAAAGCGCTTCTCATTGCAAGAGCTATCGAAAACCAACAATATATATTCGCATGTAACCGTTTCGGTACAGATGAAGCTGGTCATTTTGGAGGTACCTCACTCATCATCGATCCATGGGGAACAATTCTCGCCGAAGGTGGTAAAACAGAAGAAACCATCATTGCTGATGTAGATTTCGATGAAGTAAAGCGTGTGAGAAAGGAACTTCCCGCTTTATCTGGAAGACGCCCACATTTGTATGAATAA
- a CDS encoding GNAT family N-acetyltransferase, translating into MGFVKPSPRWTKDGNRYTIRTAQVSDAEQMHKLTKSALKEGTGLVMSYDDFHMTVNDQMMKNDFTLRNPHTLQLIAVKKNIVIGILTIDIDGLKHTMHRGTLGVIIHPSYRSKGVGKALMTTALFWAHHFAPLEKLELEVLSSNQKAIKLYERLGFFYEGRIHRFMRKTNGEYEDILTMGCFLLKT; encoded by the coding sequence ATGGGATTTGTAAAACCTAGTCCAAGATGGACAAAAGACGGTAACCGTTACACAATTCGTACAGCACAAGTTTCTGATGCAGAACAAATGCACAAACTTACTAAATCTGCATTAAAAGAAGGAACAGGGCTTGTCATGAGTTACGATGACTTTCATATGACCGTAAACGATCAAATGATGAAAAATGATTTTACACTCCGTAACCCACATACGCTCCAACTTATTGCTGTTAAAAAAAACATTGTTATTGGAATTTTAACTATAGATATTGATGGCTTAAAACATACAATGCACCGTGGTACATTAGGAGTAATTATTCACCCATCGTATCGCTCCAAAGGTGTCGGCAAAGCCTTAATGACAACTGCTCTTTTTTGGGCGCATCACTTCGCACCACTTGAAAAGCTTGAATTAGAAGTTCTTTCTAGCAACCAAAAAGCCATCAAATTATATGAAAGATTAGGTTTTTTTTATGAAGGGAGAATTCACCGTTTCATGAGGAAAACAAACGGTGAGTATGAAGATATCTTAACAATGGGCTGCTTCTTGCTAAAAACATAA
- a CDS encoding B12-binding domain-containing radical SAM protein codes for MNIVVTSLNAKYIHTCLALRLLKSYSAPEFDVEMAEYTIKDPEMNVVSDLYSKKPDVIGFSCYIWNIEKTLQIVKMLKKVLPETSIVLGGPEVSYDTNDWLERVPEIDFIVKGEGEETFKQLLCQLQTDRDFHKVNGLGFREGEKIIITPSRPNLDILSISSPYRFEEDRAELGQRIVYFETSRGCPFQCQFCLSSIEVGVRYFDIEKVKSDLLYLIHNGTKMVKFIDRTFNIKRDYAMEIFQFLIDNHNGCQFQFEITADIMRPEVLEFLNENAPEGIFRFEIGVQSTNDETNDLVKRRQNFKKLARTVTMVKEGGKIDQHLDLIAGLPEEDYTSFKKTFNDVFELRPEELQLGFLKMLRGTGMRAMAEKFQYTFMDHAPYEILSNNVLSFGELIRIKRTEDILEKYWNDHRLDHTVEYLVDHTFDSPFDFFQQFGDYWDENGWGKIGHQFEDLFIRLKAFLNHIDTSNMHIIEGLMKVDYLLHFKQKPRKKWWEDSIEKSELNDLLTTHIDNFSSIAGTGNQRTISKHLIIESLTFDVSQYLANREIIEGDYYFIVNYDPKHTGDNNMSLKKS; via the coding sequence ATGAATATCGTTGTTACTTCGCTCAATGCGAAATATATACATACATGTCTAGCTTTGCGCCTACTAAAATCATATTCAGCACCGGAGTTCGATGTTGAAATGGCAGAATATACAATAAAAGACCCTGAAATGAATGTGGTATCAGACCTATATTCAAAAAAGCCTGATGTTATTGGGTTCAGTTGTTACATTTGGAATATCGAAAAAACGTTGCAAATCGTCAAGATGTTAAAAAAAGTCTTACCTGAAACGAGCATCGTTCTAGGCGGGCCAGAAGTTTCTTATGACACAAATGATTGGTTAGAACGTGTCCCTGAAATTGATTTTATCGTCAAAGGAGAAGGCGAGGAAACATTTAAACAACTTCTTTGTCAATTACAAACAGATCGCGATTTTCATAAAGTTAATGGCTTAGGTTTTCGTGAAGGTGAGAAGATTATTATCACACCATCACGACCAAACCTTGATATTTTATCGATTTCATCTCCATATCGTTTTGAGGAAGACCGTGCTGAGCTCGGACAAAGAATTGTATATTTTGAGACAAGCCGAGGCTGTCCTTTTCAATGTCAGTTCTGCCTTTCTTCGATTGAAGTTGGCGTACGTTATTTTGACATAGAAAAAGTAAAATCAGATCTTCTATACCTTATTCATAATGGAACAAAAATGGTCAAATTCATTGATCGAACATTTAATATTAAACGGGATTATGCAATGGAGATCTTTCAATTTTTAATCGACAACCATAACGGGTGCCAATTTCAGTTCGAAATTACCGCTGACATTATGCGTCCTGAGGTTCTCGAATTTTTAAATGAAAATGCCCCGGAAGGAATTTTCAGATTCGAAATTGGTGTTCAATCTACCAATGATGAAACGAACGACCTTGTTAAACGTCGACAAAACTTTAAAAAGCTTGCAAGAACCGTAACAATGGTAAAAGAAGGTGGAAAAATCGATCAACACCTCGATTTAATTGCCGGTCTTCCAGAAGAAGACTATACATCCTTCAAGAAGACGTTCAATGACGTGTTTGAACTAAGGCCCGAAGAGTTGCAATTAGGGTTTTTAAAGATGCTTCGCGGTACAGGTATGCGTGCAATGGCTGAGAAATTCCAATATACGTTTATGGACCACGCCCCATACGAAATTCTTTCAAATAATGTACTATCGTTTGGAGAATTAATTCGCATTAAACGAACAGAAGATATTTTAGAAAAATATTGGAACGATCACCGCCTCGATCATACTGTAGAATATTTAGTTGATCACACTTTTGATTCGCCTTTTGATTTTTTCCAACAGTTCGGCGATTATTGGGACGAAAATGGTTGGGGAAAAATTGGTCACCAGTTTGAAGATTTATTTATTCGCTTAAAAGCATTTTTAAATCATATTGATACCTCTAACATGCATATCATTGAAGGGCTTATGAAAGTAGATTATTTGCTTCACTTTAAGCAAAAGCCTCGCAAAAAATGGTGGGAAGATTCCATTGAAAAAAGTGAATTGAATGATTTATTAACGACACATATTGATAATTTTTCATCAATTGCGGGTACAGGTAATCAACGTACAATTTCCAAGCATTTAATTATTGAATCTCTCACTTTCGATGTGTCACAGTATTTAGCTAACAGAGAAATCATTGAAGGTGATTATTACTTCATTGTAAACTATGACCCTAAACATACTGGTGATAACAATATGAGTTTAAAGAAGTCGTAA
- a CDS encoding DMT family transporter, giving the protein MMMAKGAFLFIIFGAALWGMIGIFVQALYDLGFSPIEVVTLRVTTAVIFLLFIVLYKDKAAFKVKLKHLPFFVGTGIGSIVFFNWAYFTAIAEMNLSIAAVLLYTGPAFVTIMSRIFFKELFTPQKVIALIVTFIGCILVIGLFPLNNEQFSFYGLIVGLGSGFGYALYSIFGKAALSSYSSLTTTTYTFIFATLALLPTSGLLLNMSTWVTVEALLISIGLGLFPTVLAYLLYTQGLQKIESSKASIAATIEPVVAALIGVFIFQDVLTLWQFFGMIFVISAVLLIHIKTKVTTPINSLEKQST; this is encoded by the coding sequence ATGATGATGGCTAAAGGAGCTTTTCTATTTATTATATTTGGGGCAGCACTATGGGGAATGATTGGGATCTTTGTTCAAGCACTATATGACTTAGGTTTTTCTCCTATTGAAGTTGTCACGCTCCGTGTAACAACAGCTGTCATCTTTCTACTTTTCATCGTCTTATATAAAGACAAAGCTGCCTTCAAAGTAAAGCTAAAGCACCTTCCATTCTTTGTAGGAACAGGTATAGGGAGCATTGTCTTTTTTAACTGGGCATATTTCACTGCTATCGCTGAAATGAACTTATCGATCGCAGCCGTCTTACTCTATACTGGTCCAGCTTTTGTAACAATTATGTCACGTATCTTTTTCAAGGAATTGTTCACACCCCAAAAAGTAATCGCATTAATTGTCACATTTATAGGATGTATACTTGTGATTGGACTTTTCCCCCTTAACAATGAACAGTTCTCTTTTTATGGATTAATCGTCGGCCTCGGTTCAGGTTTCGGTTATGCATTGTACAGTATATTTGGAAAGGCCGCTCTTTCCTCTTATTCGTCATTAACAACGACGACATATACATTTATTTTCGCAACGTTAGCTCTTCTACCAACGAGTGGATTACTTTTAAATATGTCTACTTGGGTGACTGTAGAAGCACTCTTAATTAGTATTGGCCTTGGTCTCTTTCCTACTGTGTTAGCGTATTTACTGTATACACAAGGCCTTCAAAAGATAGAGTCTAGCAAAGCTTCTATTGCTGCTACTATTGAGCCTGTCGTTGCAGCATTAATCGGTGTATTCATTTTTCAAGACGTGTTAACATTATGGCAATTTTTTGGTATGATATTTGTCATTTCTGCCGTACTTCTTATTCATATCAAAACAAAAGTAACAACTCCTATTAACTCTTTAGAAAAACAAAGCACGTAA
- a CDS encoding Zn-dependent hydrolase, with product MQREKVLVKGERLKETIEKFADYGRTSNNGVTRLSLSEQDLKVREYFTECCKELGMEVKLDDMGNMYATLEGEEDGDPIVIGSHLDTVKKGGRFDGVLGVIAGLEAVRTLVDHNIKPKVPITVMNVTNEEGARFEPSLMASGVLSGKFDKEVILKSTDTEGVTFKEALESSGYKGSVENRLSKAAAFLELHIEQGPILESEERSIGVCDCVVGMCCYEIELTGESDHAGTTPMSMRKDALFAANDCITDLRSKLSTLDEDLVYTMGRMNVHPNIHTVIPNKVVFTVEARHKEEEVIKQVEEIIQGLPETVEGVTVQKTKLWGRDTVWFDKEVVQTAEAAAESLGYTHKRMVSGAGHDAQFIATYMPASLIFVPSVNGKSHCEEEYTPYEECEKGVNVILETVLSLLEKQ from the coding sequence GTGCAAAGAGAAAAAGTGTTAGTGAAGGGCGAGAGGTTGAAAGAAACGATAGAAAAGTTTGCTGATTATGGGAGAACATCTAATAATGGAGTCACTCGTCTATCCTTGTCAGAACAGGATTTAAAGGTTAGGGAGTATTTTACGGAGTGTTGTAAAGAACTAGGTATGGAAGTAAAGCTAGATGACATGGGGAATATGTATGCAACGCTAGAAGGAGAAGAAGATGGTGACCCAATCGTTATTGGCTCACATTTAGATACGGTTAAAAAAGGTGGACGTTTTGACGGTGTATTAGGGGTTATCGCAGGACTAGAAGCTGTTCGTACATTAGTTGATCATAATATTAAACCTAAAGTACCGATCACGGTAATGAATGTTACGAATGAAGAAGGGGCACGTTTTGAACCTTCGCTGATGGCATCGGGTGTATTATCAGGTAAATTTGATAAAGAGGTTATACTGAAATCAACAGACACAGAGGGTGTCACTTTTAAAGAGGCATTAGAATCAAGTGGCTATAAAGGAAGTGTTGAGAACCGTCTTTCAAAGGCAGCAGCCTTCTTAGAATTACACATTGAACAAGGTCCAATACTAGAATCAGAGGAGAGGTCGATTGGGGTTTGTGATTGTGTTGTCGGCATGTGTTGTTATGAAATTGAACTGACTGGTGAATCTGACCATGCTGGTACGACACCGATGTCAATGCGAAAAGATGCACTCTTCGCTGCAAATGATTGCATCACAGACTTGAGAAGTAAATTGTCTACGTTAGATGAGGATTTAGTATACACGATGGGAAGAATGAATGTTCACCCTAATATCCACACGGTTATTCCGAATAAAGTTGTTTTCACTGTTGAGGCGAGACATAAGGAAGAGGAGGTTATTAAACAAGTAGAAGAGATTATTCAAGGTCTTCCTGAAACAGTAGAAGGGGTTACTGTCCAAAAAACAAAGCTCTGGGGAAGAGATACAGTTTGGTTTGATAAAGAAGTTGTGCAAACAGCGGAAGCAGCGGCTGAATCACTTGGTTATACACATAAGCGAATGGTAAGTGGAGCGGGCCACGATGCTCAGTTTATTGCGACATACATGCCAGCGTCTTTAATCTTCGTTCCGAGTGTGAACGGAAAGAGTCACTGTGAAGAAGAGTATACACCTTATGAAGAGTGTGAAAAAGGTGTAAACGTTATTCTAGAAACAGTACTATCGTTACTGGAAAAACAATAA
- a CDS encoding STAS domain-containing protein: MNTWDRLHPDTYAVLNSLSDNVFLADLNLNLQWMNDAAKSLIFKFVHHLNIEDPNELIGTSLRDVHPEKSKFSHVMKSGKLPHSAHIHIFDGYVGDILVNEARNYQGEKVGYLLFWRDVTKENEKREKDRQLIEEISTPVLPTILENTLLVPLIGTYDVRRIEMLKEKVLWEAADNDTDHLIFDMTSLTAIDDYTIIDQFYNINETVAVTGVETYFVGFSSELVKKFIQHGIKMTNKSFPKYNQALIHIMDKEGLEIAKKAE; encoded by the coding sequence ATGAATACTTGGGACCGACTTCACCCGGATACATACGCTGTCTTAAATTCACTATCAGATAATGTTTTTCTTGCAGATTTAAATTTAAACTTACAGTGGATGAATGACGCAGCAAAAAGTTTGATATTTAAATTTGTACATCATTTAAACATCGAAGATCCTAATGAATTAATCGGAACGTCGTTAAGAGATGTTCATCCTGAAAAATCTAAGTTTAGTCATGTTATGAAATCAGGAAAGCTACCGCATAGTGCACATATTCATATTTTTGATGGATATGTTGGAGATATATTAGTAAATGAGGCGAGGAATTATCAAGGAGAAAAGGTTGGCTATTTATTGTTTTGGCGGGATGTAACAAAAGAAAATGAAAAGCGTGAGAAAGACCGACAACTTATCGAAGAAATATCGACGCCGGTTCTTCCGACTATTCTTGAGAATACGTTACTCGTACCATTAATAGGAACCTATGATGTAAGAAGAATTGAAATGTTAAAAGAGAAAGTGCTGTGGGAAGCTGCAGACAATGATACTGATCATTTAATTTTTGATATGACTAGTTTAACGGCAATCGATGATTATACGATTATTGACCAGTTTTATAATATAAACGAAACGGTCGCCGTTACAGGTGTTGAAACGTATTTTGTAGGTTTTTCATCTGAACTCGTAAAAAAATTTATACAGCACGGGATAAAAATGACGAATAAATCTTTCCCTAAGTACAATCAAGCACTCATTCATATTATGGATAAAGAAGGCCTTGAAATTGCGAAAAAAGCTGAATAA
- a CDS encoding NAD(P)H-dependent oxidoreductase: MNHLVIYMHPSRDSFNGAILSEYTKALQKAGKQVNVRNLTEQSFPPVLLKSEYEESLQGINKKDVVDEQKFIIDADIITFLFPLWWGGFPAIGKGYVDRVFSYDFAYRLINEKPIPLLTGKKVRMIFTSGTPEGELHQSGLYDQMVNLIDKSIFKFCGLELDGILHFGNVIEATNKERSKMLKEVVEFVNTKG, from the coding sequence ATGAATCACCTTGTCATCTATATGCATCCATCGAGAGACAGTTTTAATGGTGCGATTCTTTCTGAATATACCAAAGCATTGCAAAAAGCAGGAAAACAGGTGAATGTACGTAACTTAACTGAACAATCATTTCCACCAGTGTTGCTGAAATCTGAATATGAAGAGTCTTTACAAGGAATCAACAAAAAAGACGTCGTCGATGAACAGAAGTTCATTATTGATGCAGATATTATTACATTTCTTTTTCCACTTTGGTGGGGAGGATTCCCTGCAATTGGAAAAGGTTATGTTGACCGTGTTTTCTCTTACGACTTTGCCTACCGTTTAATCAACGAAAAACCAATCCCACTTTTAACTGGAAAAAAAGTCCGGATGATCTTTACTTCTGGAACACCTGAGGGAGAATTACATCAATCAGGTTTGTATGATCAAATGGTAAATCTCATCGATAAAAGTATTTTCAAATTTTGTGGCCTCGAGCTAGATGGTATTTTACATTTTGGCAACGTGATCGAAGCAACGAATAAAGAACGTTCGAAGATGCTAAAAGAGGTCGTAGAATTTGTAAATACAAAGGGTTAA
- a CDS encoding FixH family protein, translating to MYKSVNLVTFTIVVMLLISGCNVNSELDNLEINFFNEGSTYRTGEFHTYEVALLTGEEEPISVEDVYLYMNMERMNHPMEGTMVETEKGHYQLDLPLAMEGEWYAEVTVKIGDEEKTERFLINGEGEMVMDFMKGYNADN from the coding sequence GTGTATAAAAGCGTCAATTTAGTGACATTTACCATAGTGGTTATGTTGCTTATATCTGGTTGTAATGTGAATTCTGAGTTAGATAACTTAGAAATAAACTTCTTCAATGAAGGAAGCACTTATCGAACAGGGGAATTTCATACGTATGAAGTCGCTTTACTTACAGGTGAAGAAGAACCTATTTCAGTAGAAGACGTATATTTATATATGAACATGGAACGAATGAATCACCCAATGGAAGGAACGATGGTTGAAACGGAAAAAGGGCATTATCAACTAGACCTTCCATTAGCAATGGAAGGGGAATGGTACGCTGAAGTTACGGTGAAAATCGGAGATGAGGAAAAAACAGAACGATTCTTGATTAATGGTGAAGGAGAAATGGTGATGGATTTCATGAAAGGATACAATGCAGATAACTAA
- a CDS encoding TlpA family protein disulfide reductase, with the protein MNKIGILLISFILIGMGYTAFSFFSGDGEGDLSVIQRIHAEEPIELDQYIGQKKTILQFVAVPCECCSYSMPFIQEFIRNQDEIEVITVVFFGREREIKDKFLNEYEATHEWGVDLDRHLANHYEVSVSPTYVFFDEEGNNLGTHPYIIATSEELQERYEDAYDNFHGEEGES; encoded by the coding sequence ATGAACAAAATAGGAATATTGTTAATCTCTTTTATTCTAATTGGAATGGGGTACACAGCCTTTTCATTTTTTTCCGGGGATGGCGAAGGTGACCTTAGTGTTATTCAACGTATTCACGCAGAAGAGCCTATCGAGCTCGACCAGTATATTGGTCAGAAAAAGACGATCCTACAATTTGTCGCAGTACCATGTGAATGTTGTAGCTACTCAATGCCATTTATTCAAGAATTTATTAGAAATCAAGATGAAATCGAAGTGATCACCGTAGTGTTTTTTGGAAGAGAAAGAGAAATAAAAGATAAATTTTTAAATGAGTATGAAGCAACCCACGAATGGGGTGTTGACCTTGATCGCCACCTTGCAAATCATTACGAAGTTAGTGTTTCACCTACTTACGTATTTTTCGATGAAGAAGGTAATAATTTAGGTACACACCCGTATATCATCGCAACGAGCGAAGAGTTACAAGAACGTTATGAAGATGCTTATGATAACTTCCACGGAGAAGAGGGGGAGTCATGA
- a CDS encoding cytochrome c biogenesis CcdA family protein — MSIWFAFTAGFLSFASACVLPLIPSYIAVITGLSVTELESNRVERFKIMPRTIAFIIGLIIPLMLIGMGATVVGDLFTPATATFLSQFFGFIVIVFGLHLLGLLKFQVFQKDIRFHRLFQKKGGVISVGLIGMAFGFGWTPCIGPMLSTILILAADSSTVWQGAGLLAVYGLGLGIPFLLIALVSSSSLKVLKFLQRHVRVLSIISGILLVLFGILLVTGNMAYITPSL; from the coding sequence ATGAGTATATGGTTCGCTTTTACAGCTGGCTTCCTATCATTTGCATCAGCCTGCGTTTTACCACTCATTCCTAGTTATATTGCTGTGATAACTGGCTTATCAGTTACTGAGCTCGAAAGTAACCGTGTAGAGCGGTTTAAAATTATGCCTAGAACAATTGCTTTTATCATAGGATTAATTATACCGTTAATGTTAATTGGAATGGGAGCAACAGTGGTCGGTGACTTATTTACCCCTGCTACTGCGACGTTTTTATCACAATTTTTTGGGTTTATCGTTATTGTTTTTGGATTGCATTTGCTTGGCCTATTGAAATTTCAAGTGTTTCAAAAAGACATTCGTTTTCATCGACTCTTTCAGAAAAAAGGTGGAGTAATAAGCGTTGGGTTAATTGGAATGGCTTTTGGATTTGGTTGGACTCCTTGTATCGGCCCTATGCTAAGCACGATTTTAATATTAGCTGCTGATTCTAGCACTGTCTGGCAAGGTGCAGGTTTATTAGCAGTTTATGGGCTTGGATTAGGTATTCCGTTTCTACTCATCGCTCTTGTGAGCTCTTCTAGTCTTAAAGTGTTAAAGTTTCTTCAGCGTCATGTACGTGTTCTATCAATTATTAGCGGAATCTTACTCGTTCTCTTTGGTATTTTACTAGTTACCGGTAACATGGCTTATATTACGCCTTCATTGTAA
- a CDS encoding phosphatase PAP2 family protein produces the protein MRELETEILRFITSLHQPFIDYFAWFLTFLGNEEFYFIILPFVYWCVSKPFGIRLLYIFLLSVYLNAWLKVVTAITRPIGIEGVHSLYVDSAEVGTRYPHDSFPSGHAQGSATLWGFIAYEVNRKNVWVALGILVGLISVARLYTGVHWPTDVVVGVALAAVIIFIAHHLTRKIVELSFSIKMTLAIVIPMILMTLFADPEGFKYAGFLLGAGVGYLLEGRYLKMGLPASWGKRFIAYAVGLAGIFALQAGLKGPFPETAFFDALRYAIMGLWGILLAPIVFVKLKIYPQNK, from the coding sequence TTGAGAGAATTAGAAACAGAAATTTTACGATTTATTACGTCACTTCATCAACCTTTTATTGATTACTTTGCATGGTTTCTAACATTTTTAGGGAATGAAGAATTTTATTTTATTATTCTACCGTTTGTATATTGGTGTGTTTCAAAACCTTTTGGTATCCGGCTATTATACATATTTTTACTTTCAGTTTATTTGAATGCGTGGCTTAAAGTAGTTACAGCTATCACAAGACCAATTGGGATAGAAGGTGTTCATTCTTTATATGTCGACTCAGCGGAAGTAGGAACACGTTATCCACATGATAGTTTTCCGAGTGGACATGCCCAAGGGTCAGCAACTTTGTGGGGATTTATTGCATACGAAGTAAATAGAAAAAATGTTTGGGTGGCACTCGGTATTTTAGTTGGGCTCATTTCAGTTGCTCGTCTATATACTGGTGTTCATTGGCCAACAGATGTTGTGGTTGGTGTCGCCTTAGCAGCTGTGATTATTTTCATTGCTCACCATTTGACGAGAAAAATAGTTGAGCTTTCCTTTTCAATAAAAATGACATTAGCAATTGTAATTCCAATGATTTTGATGACGTTATTTGCTGACCCAGAAGGATTTAAATATGCAGGCTTTTTACTTGGAGCAGGAGTAGGGTATTTACTAGAGGGAAGGTATTTAAAAATGGGTCTGCCAGCATCTTGGGGGAAACGATTTATAGCATATGCAGTTGGTTTAGCAGGGATCTTTGCTCTTCAAGCTGGTTTGAAAGGACCTTTTCCTGAGACTGCGTTTTTTGATGCATTAAGGTATGCGATTATGGGGCTTTGGGGAATCCTACTTGCACCAATTGTCTTTGTAAAATTAAAGATATACCCACAAAACAAATAA
- a CDS encoding PCYCGC motif-containing (lipo)protein, translating into MKRLTWWGVLIAALFVIVGCNGDNEGSADDDYNFPDFVTEATFPGAIEAYEYAVHHGDYLEYIPCYCNCYIEPFNHQNVKDCFINNVESTEQNIVYDPHGAGUGICIEIALDVQRMKDDDKPLTEIRQYIDDEYSIYADPTPTPYPPEGM; encoded by the coding sequence ATGAAACGCTTAACATGGTGGGGAGTACTCATTGCTGCCCTATTCGTAATTGTCGGATGCAACGGTGACAATGAGGGATCTGCAGACGATGATTACAATTTCCCAGACTTTGTTACAGAAGCAACATTCCCAGGTGCTATCGAAGCCTATGAATATGCTGTTCATCATGGAGATTATTTAGAATATATTCCATGTTATTGTAATTGTTATATTGAACCTTTTAACCATCAAAATGTAAAAGATTGTTTTATCAATAATGTTGAATCAACTGAACAGAATATCGTTTACGATCCACATGGCGCAGGCTGAGGAATCTGTATAGAGATTGCACTGGATGTGCAACGAATGAAGGATGACGATAAGCCATTAACAGAAATTCGGCAGTATATCGACGATGAATATTCCATTTATGCTGATCCAACTCCTACACCATATCCTCCCGAAGGAATGTAA